One genomic region from Reichenbachiella ulvae encodes:
- a CDS encoding COG1470 family protein: protein MSTRTKWSFYRAFTLGWILMLVSGVALAQSVQLYTPYTKISVPPGESIDYTVEVVNFSHAIRDVGISVTGLPKDWDYSLQSGGWTIEQLAVKPDEEKSFKLQVQVPLKIEKGKYTFYVNAAGYSRLPLTVLVSEKGTFKTDFHCDQPNMQGHATSSFTFNTELKNHTVEPQIYSLRSQAPRGWRVIFKPNHKQATSVNVDPNGSKNVSIEITAPTGIKEGTYSIPVQAVNSNTSADLDLEVVITGSYEMELTTPTGLLSTKLTAGETKRIELLVKNTGSTTLKDVELSATNPSKWEVQFDPKEIEAIEAGQSKTVYATLQAYDKAIAGDYVVKMKAKSPEVDSDASFRVSVKTSWWSGALGIVIILAVIGGLGYLFKKYGRR from the coding sequence GTCGTTTTATCGGGCATTCACCCTGGGGTGGATCCTTATGTTAGTCAGTGGAGTCGCACTGGCTCAGAGTGTTCAGCTTTACACTCCTTACACCAAAATATCTGTACCTCCGGGAGAGTCGATAGACTATACCGTCGAGGTAGTCAATTTCAGTCACGCCATCAGGGATGTGGGTATCTCTGTCACGGGACTCCCCAAAGACTGGGACTATAGTTTGCAATCCGGTGGTTGGACCATCGAGCAGTTGGCTGTAAAGCCAGACGAAGAGAAGAGTTTCAAACTGCAGGTGCAGGTCCCACTCAAAATCGAGAAAGGAAAGTACACCTTTTATGTCAATGCAGCGGGCTATTCACGTTTGCCACTGACCGTACTGGTGTCGGAAAAGGGCACCTTCAAAACGGACTTTCATTGCGATCAGCCCAATATGCAGGGACATGCGACCTCTTCCTTTACCTTCAATACGGAGCTGAAAAATCATACCGTAGAGCCTCAGATCTATTCTCTACGATCTCAAGCCCCCAGAGGCTGGAGAGTGATCTTCAAACCCAATCACAAGCAGGCCACCTCTGTCAACGTGGATCCTAATGGGAGCAAGAATGTCAGCATAGAGATCACCGCACCGACAGGGATCAAAGAAGGAACCTATAGCATACCCGTACAAGCCGTCAACTCCAATACCTCGGCGGATCTGGACCTGGAGGTCGTGATCACGGGCTCTTACGAGATGGAATTGACCACTCCTACAGGACTACTCAGTACCAAGTTGACTGCTGGAGAGACCAAGCGAATCGAGCTGCTGGTGAAAAACACCGGGAGTACGACCCTCAAAGATGTAGAGCTGAGTGCGACCAACCCCAGCAAATGGGAAGTGCAATTTGATCCCAAAGAGATAGAAGCCATAGAGGCGGGACAGTCCAAAACAGTATATGCCACGCTGCAAGCCTACGACAAGGCCATCGCCGGAGACTATGTCGTAAAGATGAAGGCGAAATCCCCAGAGGTAGACTCGGATGCATCGTTTAGAGTGTCGGTCAAAACCAGCTGGTGGTCCGGGGCGCTGGGGATTGTGATTATCCTGGCGGTCATAGGAGGCCTGGGCTATCTGTTCAAGAAATACGGAAGGAGGTAG
- a CDS encoding ABC transporter ATP-binding protein, translating to MSEEVIDIQNLVKTYPGHTAVDGLNLKIRKGEVFGLLGPNGAGKSTTILMLMGMTDPSEGSLRVCGIDPTRQPVEVKRKVGYLPENVGFYEDRSGLDNLVYLARLNGFNLQEAESKAEEMLEKVGLTEAAHKKVGQYSRGMRQRLGLADTLIKSPEVIILDEPTLGIDPKGVKELLALITRLSKEEGLTVLLSSHHLHQVQQVCDRVGLFVAGKLIAEGDLESLSQQLFAESEQRVEAHVSADNPSKIEQAIQQISALDEVKTVERQEDRLQITCTGHSSPRIAREIAAADLDLINLSQKQLGLDEIYQRYFEGGENE from the coding sequence ATGTCTGAGGAGGTAATAGACATCCAAAATCTGGTCAAGACCTACCCGGGACATACTGCCGTCGATGGCCTGAATCTGAAAATACGAAAAGGAGAGGTGTTCGGGCTGCTCGGTCCCAATGGAGCGGGCAAGTCCACCACGATACTGATGCTCATGGGGATGACGGATCCCAGTGAGGGTAGCCTGCGTGTCTGCGGGATCGACCCCACACGCCAGCCGGTAGAGGTGAAAAGAAAAGTGGGCTACCTGCCAGAAAACGTAGGTTTCTACGAAGATCGCAGTGGGCTGGATAACCTCGTCTACTTGGCCAGACTCAATGGCTTCAACCTACAGGAGGCAGAGTCAAAGGCGGAAGAAATGCTGGAAAAGGTGGGATTGACCGAAGCAGCCCATAAGAAGGTAGGCCAATACTCTCGTGGTATGCGTCAGCGCCTGGGACTGGCCGACACCCTGATCAAATCCCCGGAGGTGATCATCCTGGATGAGCCCACCCTAGGGATCGACCCAAAAGGGGTGAAGGAGCTCCTGGCCTTGATCACCCGACTGAGCAAGGAGGAAGGACTGACCGTACTGCTTTCTTCCCATCATCTGCACCAGGTGCAGCAGGTCTGCGACCGTGTGGGGCTTTTCGTAGCAGGAAAACTTATTGCAGAAGGAGATCTGGAGTCGCTGTCCCAGCAGCTGTTCGCAGAGAGCGAACAGAGAGTAGAGGCACATGTGTCTGCAGACAATCCTTCCAAAATTGAGCAGGCCATTCAGCAGATTTCAGCTCTGGATGAGGTAAAAACCGTGGAGCGACAAGAGGATAGGCTCCAAATCACTTGCACGGGGCATAGTTCGCCAAGGATAGCTCGAGAGATCGCAGCGGCTGATTTGGATTTGATCAATCTGAGCCAGAAGCAACTGGGGCTGGACGAAATTTATCAACGATACTTTGAAGGAGGTGAAAATGAGTGA
- a CDS encoding ABC transporter permease has protein sequence MSDDTIQVTAPTANPWFGGFRKKKARTTHPFWVMVGKEMADHVRSWRFILLLALLALACVGSLYTALSNLGSSIKAIDAEDAFFFLRLFTVSDGSMPSFMVFISFLGPILGIALGFDAINSEQNRGTLSRVLSQPIHRDYLINSKFVAALIIIGVMLFALGFLVMGIGMLVTGLVPTMEEFMRFFAFMLVSVLYVAFWLNLSLLFSVRFRQAATSALSGLSIWLFFTVFYQLIVQLLVKAVIPTTILTQQRAAQYQYLLQKWMSILPSQLYSDATTTLLMPKVRSLGPLTMEQMYGSIPSPLPLGQSLLVVWPQLTGLIAATLLCFGISYLWFMRREVRAN, from the coding sequence ATGAGTGATGACACGATACAAGTTACAGCTCCGACCGCCAATCCATGGTTCGGAGGTTTTAGAAAGAAGAAAGCCCGGACGACACATCCTTTTTGGGTGATGGTGGGCAAAGAAATGGCTGACCATGTGCGCAGTTGGCGTTTTATCCTATTGCTGGCTTTGTTGGCGCTGGCCTGTGTGGGTTCGCTATACACGGCACTGTCCAACCTGGGATCCAGTATCAAAGCCATAGATGCCGAAGATGCTTTTTTCTTTTTGCGCTTATTTACCGTTTCGGATGGTTCCATGCCGTCTTTTATGGTATTCATTAGTTTCCTGGGTCCGATCTTGGGGATCGCACTGGGCTTTGATGCAATCAATTCGGAGCAAAACCGAGGGACACTGAGTCGTGTGCTCTCACAGCCCATCCATCGGGACTACCTGATCAATTCGAAGTTCGTAGCAGCTTTGATCATCATCGGAGTGATGCTCTTTGCGCTGGGCTTTTTGGTGATGGGGATCGGGATGTTGGTGACAGGGCTGGTGCCTACTATGGAGGAGTTCATGCGCTTTTTTGCTTTCATGCTGGTAAGTGTGCTATATGTAGCCTTCTGGCTCAACTTGTCGCTTTTGTTTTCAGTCAGGTTCAGGCAAGCAGCTACATCGGCCTTGTCGGGGCTATCTATTTGGTTGTTCTTCACTGTGTTTTATCAGTTGATCGTGCAGCTGCTAGTGAAGGCAGTGATCCCAACCACCATACTGACCCAGCAACGTGCCGCGCAGTATCAGTACCTCTTACAAAAGTGGATGAGCATACTGCCGAGCCAGCTCTACAGTGATGCCACTACCACACTGCTGATGCCGAAGGTGAGGAGCCTTGGTCCTCTGACGATGGAGCAGATGTATGGTAGTATACCGAGCCCCTTGCCACTGGGACAAAGTCTGCTGGTCGTTTGGCCGCAGCTGACGGGTTTGATTGCAGCGACATTGCTTTGTTTCGGTATTTCCTACTTATGGTTTATGCGCCGAGAGGTTCGCGCCAATTGA
- a CDS encoding CHAT domain-containing protein → MSYYYYYYYYAFFETSKEEQQTWINQVFDYRLANKALLFQSVKNLKEAIYELNDPALMEAYLLWIKTKENLSKLNKVDHQTLAKSGLDKDSLLELSNELEKKISLKVAVSKNNKRDMDLLNWQSVANSLSEDEMAIEIIRLRDFDVNTGQFTDSIRYACLALNKRMNNGPKLVMLENGNQMEVKQLKTYRNLVKFKMADEVSYDVFVNPLIEGFNRDMRKNIYMSPDGVYNQINLNTLLNTETNEYFINEYNLLLLSSLRDLIEEDKPNYQSNTSSAEFYFFGYPNYQYNPLKGETEGSQPASTDDGGERSIHFQMKNMISRGAEITLLPGTLEEVEAASAIVSDHVEEEVITGNEATEERVKALESPGLLHIATHGFFLNEDPPKTEPFISDDLTTIQLSNPFINPLFNSGLMLTGAAHAYDSLVLLKELVAIQSGGIAEDGIMTSYEVMNISLRDTKLVILSACETGLGKVKSGEGVYGLQRAFQTAGADAVVISLWKVSDAATKDLMILFYKNYVEGKAPRDAFVAAQQELKTKYESPYYWGAFIFVGGSTSEGMIKQPL, encoded by the coding sequence ATGAGCTACTATTACTATTACTATTACTATGCCTTTTTCGAAACGAGCAAAGAAGAGCAGCAGACCTGGATCAATCAGGTATTTGACTACCGATTGGCTAACAAAGCCCTGCTGTTTCAGTCGGTCAAAAACCTAAAAGAAGCAATCTATGAACTCAATGACCCTGCCCTCATGGAGGCCTATCTACTCTGGATCAAAACCAAAGAGAATCTGAGTAAACTGAATAAAGTAGACCACCAAACCCTGGCAAAAAGCGGACTGGACAAAGACAGCCTGCTCGAATTATCCAATGAGTTGGAAAAGAAAATTAGTCTGAAGGTGGCAGTCAGTAAAAACAACAAACGAGACATGGATCTACTGAACTGGCAGTCAGTGGCCAATTCGCTTTCTGAAGATGAAATGGCCATTGAGATCATCCGTCTCAGAGACTTTGATGTCAATACAGGGCAGTTTACGGATAGTATCAGATACGCCTGCCTGGCGCTGAACAAACGAATGAACAATGGCCCAAAACTGGTGATGCTGGAGAACGGCAACCAGATGGAAGTCAAACAATTGAAAACTTATCGAAACCTGGTCAAATTCAAAATGGCAGATGAGGTTTCTTACGATGTATTCGTCAATCCATTGATAGAAGGATTTAACCGAGACATGCGCAAGAACATCTACATGTCGCCTGACGGGGTCTACAACCAGATCAATCTCAACACCCTGCTGAACACTGAGACCAATGAGTATTTCATCAACGAATACAACCTGCTCCTGCTGTCGAGCCTTAGAGATCTTATCGAGGAGGATAAGCCCAATTACCAAAGCAACACCAGCAGCGCTGAGTTTTATTTCTTTGGCTATCCTAACTACCAGTACAATCCGCTGAAAGGGGAAACGGAAGGAAGCCAACCAGCAAGTACAGATGATGGAGGCGAACGCAGCATTCACTTTCAGATGAAAAACATGATCAGTCGTGGAGCTGAAATCACCCTCCTACCCGGTACGCTGGAGGAGGTAGAGGCGGCATCCGCCATTGTGTCGGACCATGTCGAGGAAGAAGTCATCACAGGTAATGAGGCTACTGAAGAACGAGTAAAGGCGCTAGAGAGCCCAGGTCTGTTGCATATCGCTACGCATGGTTTCTTCTTGAACGAAGATCCCCCTAAGACAGAGCCTTTTATCTCCGACGACCTGACGACCATCCAACTCAGCAACCCCTTCATCAATCCACTGTTCAACTCTGGGCTGATGCTAACAGGAGCGGCACATGCCTATGACAGTCTCGTATTATTGAAGGAATTGGTGGCGATCCAATCGGGAGGTATAGCAGAAGATGGCATCATGACCAGCTATGAGGTAATGAACATTAGCCTAAGAGACACGAAACTGGTGATCCTGTCTGCCTGCGAAACTGGCTTGGGAAAAGTCAAAAGTGGTGAAGGGGTCTACGGACTACAGCGTGCCTTCCAAACTGCAGGAGCAGACGCAGTGGTAATCAGTCTATGGAAAGTAAGCGATGCGGCTACCAAAGATCTGATGATCCTCTTTTACAAAAACTATGTAGAAGGCAAAGCCCCTCGGGATGCCTTTGTCGCTGCACAGCAAGAACTCAAAACGAAATACGAATCTCCCTACTATTGGGGTGCCTTTATCTTCGTGGGTGGTTCTACGAGCGAAGGCATGATCAAGCAGCCCCTCTAA
- a CDS encoding tetratricopeptide repeat protein, with the protein MHIRTLVILLLNFTMAFGNNETTVFRQLASYDSRSAASSLEQWYPTNETDEQLKATAEAYLDLLKGNQEMAGSKLESIYTTLKNESGVDKKLAIYVDRALGYSQFMDGNLDSAYVHYWPALLLIREQYGTKSPIYIDQLRLVIELFRAQGKLGVAQEMLSTLHDLSKKVYGKEDAKTIEVLALLGSIGTEMARFDVAEGYFNQCNQLTENASTDPELTAKSMNLVYQSDFYLTKGNFTVAEALNNEALKILEHIYPDFHPAKSQAYLLKAKIYIAMNNLNEAGETLSELIAFQRSYYGENHPVLAKSQLELADVLIQQGFASSSQDLLQNCQTILEPSVGTSHADYCRLLILKAQAIAEAEPQKAKGYFLESIATLEKNYGKSHFYLAKALSSYSAFLYQANNLKTAEKQERKALEIRTTLFDFYHPDYANSLFMLAKINLKAGNKKEASIYLKKSAENYLIQYNKYFAFLSEYEKGQFYELLLLLLLLCLFRNEQRRAADLDQSGI; encoded by the coding sequence ATGCATATTCGTACTCTTGTCATACTGCTTCTCAATTTTACGATGGCTTTCGGAAACAACGAGACCACCGTATTCAGGCAATTGGCATCTTATGATTCCAGGTCTGCTGCCAGCTCCCTCGAACAGTGGTATCCTACTAACGAAACCGATGAACAGCTCAAAGCTACCGCTGAGGCCTATTTAGATTTATTGAAGGGAAATCAGGAAATGGCCGGTTCCAAACTTGAATCCATCTATACAACTCTAAAAAATGAATCAGGAGTTGACAAAAAATTGGCCATTTATGTAGACAGGGCTCTGGGTTACTCGCAATTCATGGACGGAAATCTGGATAGCGCCTACGTCCACTATTGGCCCGCTCTACTTCTGATCCGGGAACAATATGGTACCAAATCGCCCATCTACATAGATCAACTCCGGTTGGTGATAGAATTGTTTCGTGCACAAGGGAAGCTAGGGGTAGCACAAGAGATGCTCAGCACCCTTCACGACCTTAGCAAAAAAGTCTATGGAAAGGAAGATGCCAAAACCATAGAAGTACTGGCCCTCCTGGGTTCGATTGGGACCGAAATGGCACGCTTCGATGTGGCGGAAGGCTACTTCAACCAATGCAACCAACTCACAGAAAATGCCAGTACTGACCCAGAACTCACTGCCAAATCGATGAATTTGGTGTATCAATCTGACTTCTACCTCACGAAAGGAAACTTCACTGTAGCTGAAGCATTGAACAATGAAGCCCTGAAAATACTAGAGCACATCTACCCGGATTTTCATCCTGCCAAATCGCAAGCTTACCTCTTGAAGGCCAAAATCTACATAGCGATGAATAACCTGAACGAAGCGGGAGAAACCCTGAGCGAATTGATTGCATTCCAGAGAAGCTACTATGGAGAGAATCATCCGGTACTGGCCAAGTCGCAGCTCGAGTTGGCCGATGTATTGATTCAGCAGGGCTTTGCGTCCAGCAGTCAGGACTTACTTCAAAACTGCCAAACCATATTAGAACCATCGGTAGGCACCTCACATGCCGACTATTGCAGATTACTGATCCTAAAGGCACAGGCCATCGCTGAGGCGGAACCACAAAAGGCCAAGGGGTATTTCCTGGAATCTATAGCTACACTGGAGAAGAATTATGGAAAGTCACATTTTTATCTAGCGAAAGCCCTTTCCTCCTACTCTGCCTTTTTGTATCAAGCCAACAATCTGAAAACAGCCGAAAAGCAAGAAAGAAAAGCTCTGGAGATCCGTACCACCCTTTTCGATTTTTATCATCCAGACTATGCCAATTCGCTTTTCATGCTGGCCAAAATCAACCTGAAGGCTGGCAACAAAAAGGAAGCCAGCATCTACCTCAAAAAAAGCGCGGAAAACTACCTGATTCAGTACAACAAGTACTTTGCGTTCTTGAGTGAATACGAAAAAGGGCAGTTCTATGAGCTACTATTACTATTACTATTACTATGCCTTTTTCGAAACGAGCAAAGAAGAGCAGCAGACCTGGATCAATCAGGTATTTGA
- a CDS encoding TonB-dependent receptor plug domain-containing protein: MMSTAQISQPKKYMEPDELFDISLEEMLNVGIVSASKNKQGVQDAPATAYVFTSEDLMVRGYTNLSELLEDVPEVEFQRNASPQFRNNITVRGISGNEKLLILMNGIRITPATGDGYALSTNLSLTGAQRVEVIIGPASALYGVDAFAGIVNIITNENQEEEFVSASTEYGSFNTFNHNLHARVQKDNLSISLTGNLYSSAEPNYAEEFPEEYKWYNENRSNLPYIVPESPYYNELYDINDFQVGAGESFHGGPLSLDFNMPSRSHFIQTEVNFKNFTLGIVNHQDEHSTSYGVDPRYTLYEEDGQVKTTNNIIYAKHQFTSFNQKWGIGSTITLSRYELDEGSHFVNASSRWQRGYFYSQAQSSKIEEQFNYNFSSKLSVIAGLSYELLNSLPQTGLSPTPFDPEQPAPLQNYYYIGAAGYYGIYDLNDVTFYDDLTVKQNFYYIQYHNIGTYAQMLYQPSKNLSVTAGIRYDYNSRFKAALNPRLGIVYSSSNKKHRAKLLYGESFLSPSPYKSFVQGGSFYAYDPNEDIRSADYFRVPNPDLNPEKLRSLEMSYQIYLLKNLSLTLSGYYNYLTDLIDLNGDSDFNELTYNIDAARLETSVNQGEAEVYGLTARLNSLMRLGPITIKGQASYSVNDGWISSQYDFFDEDQPILNYSQYQYKGFLDIIYNKFYTSIKINGRGPSLSPMVDKVSYEYFESPAYTIANASLGYQIIDSKSINFRVYSRIFNLTNTTYYHNYVGRDDGMPYVPQDPIRFHIGTELTWKF, encoded by the coding sequence ATGATGAGTACTGCACAAATCTCACAGCCCAAAAAATACATGGAGCCTGATGAACTCTTTGACATTTCCTTAGAAGAAATGTTGAATGTAGGGATTGTGTCAGCATCCAAAAATAAGCAGGGTGTGCAGGACGCACCTGCTACTGCCTATGTATTTACCTCAGAAGACTTGATGGTGAGAGGTTACACCAACCTTTCAGAACTGCTGGAGGATGTGCCAGAGGTGGAGTTCCAGCGCAATGCAAGCCCTCAGTTTAGAAACAACATCACGGTCAGAGGCATCAGTGGGAATGAAAAATTACTCATCCTGATGAATGGTATTCGAATCACACCTGCCACAGGCGATGGCTATGCCCTCAGTACCAACCTAAGTTTGACCGGTGCACAAAGAGTGGAAGTGATCATCGGTCCAGCCTCAGCGCTGTATGGAGTGGATGCATTCGCAGGTATTGTCAATATCATCACCAATGAGAATCAAGAAGAAGAATTCGTATCGGCAAGCACAGAATATGGAAGCTTCAACACCTTCAATCACAACCTTCATGCACGGGTTCAAAAAGACAACCTAAGCATCAGCCTAACGGGCAACCTATATAGTTCAGCAGAACCTAACTATGCAGAGGAATTTCCAGAAGAATACAAATGGTACAATGAAAATCGCAGTAACCTTCCTTATATCGTACCAGAATCACCTTATTACAATGAATTGTATGATATCAATGACTTTCAGGTAGGAGCTGGTGAAAGCTTTCATGGTGGGCCTTTGTCTCTGGACTTCAACATGCCCTCACGATCGCATTTCATTCAGACTGAGGTCAATTTCAAAAATTTCACTCTAGGCATCGTCAATCATCAGGACGAACACAGTACGAGCTACGGTGTAGACCCAAGGTATACGCTATACGAAGAAGACGGTCAGGTTAAAACCACCAACAACATCATCTACGCCAAACACCAATTCACCTCATTCAATCAAAAATGGGGCATTGGATCTACGATTACTTTGAGTCGCTATGAACTAGACGAAGGTTCTCATTTCGTCAATGCAAGCAGTCGTTGGCAGAGAGGCTATTTCTACAGTCAGGCACAAAGTTCTAAGATCGAGGAACAGTTCAACTACAATTTCTCAAGCAAACTATCTGTAATCGCAGGTTTGAGTTACGAATTATTGAACTCTCTGCCGCAGACAGGACTATCACCTACTCCGTTTGATCCAGAGCAGCCTGCGCCTCTCCAGAACTATTATTACATTGGGGCGGCTGGATATTATGGTATCTATGATTTGAATGATGTGACTTTTTATGACGACCTCACGGTTAAACAAAACTTCTACTATATTCAATATCACAACATTGGCACCTATGCCCAAATGCTGTATCAGCCCTCTAAAAACCTGAGCGTAACAGCGGGGATCAGATATGACTACAACTCTAGATTCAAGGCTGCATTGAATCCACGACTGGGCATTGTCTATTCTTCATCAAATAAGAAACACCGAGCCAAACTACTATATGGAGAATCCTTCCTATCTCCCTCTCCTTACAAGTCATTTGTACAGGGAGGATCCTTTTACGCTTATGACCCGAATGAGGACATCCGATCTGCTGATTACTTCCGAGTTCCCAATCCGGACTTGAATCCTGAAAAGCTGAGATCACTAGAAATGAGCTATCAGATTTATCTGCTCAAAAACCTTTCATTGACCCTCAGTGGTTATTACAACTACCTCACGGATTTGATAGATCTAAACGGTGATTCTGATTTCAATGAATTGACTTACAATATTGATGCTGCCAGGCTAGAGACCTCTGTCAATCAAGGGGAAGCGGAAGTCTATGGCCTTACTGCCAGATTAAACTCTCTGATGAGACTTGGACCAATTACAATCAAAGGGCAAGCCTCCTATTCAGTCAACGACGGATGGATCTCATCGCAGTACGACTTCTTCGACGAAGACCAACCCATTCTCAATTATTCGCAATACCAATACAAAGGCTTTCTTGATATCATATACAACAAGTTCTATACCTCTATCAAGATCAACGGAAGAGGTCCTTCTCTTTCACCTATGGTGGACAAAGTTTCTTATGAATATTTCGAAAGCCCAGCCTACACCATTGCTAATGCGAGTCTGGGATACCAAATCATTGATTCCAAATCCATCAATTTCAGAGTGTATTCCAGAATTTTCAATTTGACCAACACCACTTATTACCACAACTATGTGGGACGTGATGATGGTATGCCTTATGTACCACAGGACCCAATTAGATTTCACATCGGAACTGAATTGACATGGAAATTTTAA
- a CDS encoding DUF3817 domain-containing protein, whose product MNLSTSIGKLRLLAILEGISYLLLGITMPLKYVMDIPEPNFIVGMAHGWLFILYIIFCLVCIYKYKWSFLSSALALFASLVPFGTFIADIRLFKLESVKVQEDQ is encoded by the coding sequence ATGAATTTATCTACAAGTATTGGGAAGTTGAGGTTGTTGGCGATTTTAGAAGGGATTAGCTATTTGTTGTTGGGAATTACCATGCCACTCAAATATGTGATGGATATACCAGAACCTAATTTTATTGTAGGAATGGCTCATGGATGGTTATTCATTTTGTATATCATCTTTTGTTTGGTCTGCATTTATAAGTACAAATGGTCTTTTCTATCTTCTGCACTGGCTTTGTTCGCTTCCTTAGTACCCTTTGGGACTTTTATTGCCGACATTAGACTTTTTAAGTTAGAGAGTGTAAAAGTCCAGGAAGACCAATAA
- a CDS encoding YHS domain-containing (seleno)protein: MNRLLKIFLLTLLVIFTLSFVLSRILRVTPLSWGHDEVNMSFWSNEAINGYDPVAYFTVGKAVPGSDSFSVEWNEAKWLFSSDENRSLFESAPDQYAPQYGGYCGYAVAKGFTANTDPEVFEILNGKLYLFVGENEKEEWMKNWRENIRKCEDNWY; encoded by the coding sequence TTGAACCGACTACTGAAAATATTCTTACTCACCCTTTTGGTGATATTTACTTTATCCTTTGTTCTTTCTAGAATCCTGCGAGTGACTCCTTTATCATGGGGACATGATGAGGTCAATATGTCCTTCTGGTCCAATGAGGCGATCAACGGATATGATCCTGTGGCCTACTTCACAGTAGGAAAAGCAGTGCCTGGATCTGATAGTTTTTCTGTGGAATGGAATGAGGCTAAGTGGCTGTTTTCATCGGATGAGAATAGAAGCCTATTCGAATCTGCCCCAGATCAGTATGCACCACAATATGGGGGCTACTGTGGGTATGCGGTGGCAAAGGGTTTTACTGCCAATACCGATCCTGAAGTTTTTGAGATTCTCAATGGTAAGCTCTATTTGTTTGTCGGAGAAAATGAAAAGGAAGAATGGATGAAGAACTGGAGAGAGAATATTCGGAAATGTGAGGATAATTGGTACTGA
- a CDS encoding FKBP-type peptidyl-prolyl cis-trans isomerase, with product MKISNNSVVAITYQLKESNKEGEIIQEVDNKEPFVFLFGHNQVLPQFEENLLNQEVGANFEFEIKSEDGYGEPNPDAIVDLPIHIFQVEGQLAEAVKVGTFLPMNDQEGNPMQGLVLEIGEETVKMDFNHPMAGVDLYFTGEVVDVREASAEEIDHGHVHGPGGHQH from the coding sequence ATGAAAATTTCTAATAATTCAGTGGTAGCTATTACCTACCAATTAAAAGAGAGCAACAAAGAGGGCGAAATCATACAGGAAGTTGACAACAAGGAGCCATTTGTCTTCTTATTCGGCCATAATCAGGTTTTACCTCAGTTTGAAGAAAATTTATTGAATCAGGAAGTAGGCGCTAATTTTGAATTTGAAATCAAAAGCGAAGACGGCTATGGCGAACCCAATCCTGATGCAATTGTCGATCTACCAATCCACATATTTCAGGTGGAAGGACAATTGGCCGAAGCAGTGAAAGTAGGTACTTTCCTACCTATGAACGACCAGGAAGGTAATCCAATGCAGGGACTAGTTTTAGAAATTGGAGAGGAAACTGTTAAAATGGATTTCAACCACCCTATGGCTGGTGTAGATTTGTACTTTACCGGCGAGGTTGTAGATGTAAGAGAGGCATCTGCAGAAGAAATCGATCATGGTCATGTACACGGACCGGGAGGACATCAACATTAA